A stretch of DNA from Streptomyces rubradiris:
CGGCCGTGGCGCCGTACGCGCCGAACTGCGGCCCGAGGACGAGGGGTTCGCAGGTGTCGGTGGCCGCGTTGGGGTCGCCGACCACGCCGTACGCCGGGAAGCCTGCCTTCAGCACGAGCTGCGGCTTGGCGCCGAAGTACTCCGGGCGCCACAGCACGATGTCGGCGAGCTTGCCGGCCTCGATCGAGCCGACCTCGTGCGAAAGTCCGTGCGCGATGGCCGGGTTGATGGTCAGCTTGGCCATGTAGCGCAGTACGCGGGCGTTGTCGTCGCCCTCGCCGTCGCCCTCCAGCGGGCCCAGCTCGGCCTTCATCTTGCCGGCCATGGCGAAGGTGCGGCGGACCGTCTCCCCGGCCCGGCCCATGCCCTGGGCGTCGGAGGAGGTGATGCCGATCGCGCCCAGGTCGTGCAGCACGTCCTCGGCGCCCATGGTGCCGGCCCGGATGCGGTCGCGGGCCATGGCGGCGTCGCCGGGCAGGTCGGGCTTGAGGTCGTGGACGGAGACGATCATGCCGTAGTGCTCGGCGACCGCGTCCCGGCCGAAGGGCAGGGTGGGGTTGGTGGAGGAGCCGATGACGTTCGGGACACCGGCCATCTTCAGCACGTTGGGCACGTGTCCGCCGCCGCAGCCCTCGATGTGGAAGGCGTGGATCGTGCGGCCCTCCAGCACCCTCAGGGTGTCCTCGACCGACAGGCACTCGTTCAACCCGTCGCTGTGCAGGGCCACTTGGACGTCGTGTTCCTCGGCGACCCGGAGCGCGGTGTCGAGCGCGCGGGTGTGGGCGCCCATGTCCTCGTGCACCTTGAAGCCGCTCGCCCCGCCCTCGGCCAGGGCTTCGATCAACGGCGCCGGGTGGGAGGACGAACCCCGGCCCAGGAAGCCGATGTTGACCGGCCAGGCGTCGAAGGCGTTGAAGGCGTGGCGCAGCGCCCAGGGCGAGTTGACGCCGACGCCCCAGACGGGGCCGAACTCCTGCCCGATGATCGTGGTCACGCCGGAGGCGAGGGACGCCTCCATGATGCGCGGCGACAGCAGGTGCACATGGGTGTCGACGGCGCCGGCGGTGGCGATCAGGCCCTCGCCGGAGACGATGGAGGTGCCGGTGCCGACGACGACGTCCACGCCGTCCAGGGTGTCCGGGTTGCCGGCCCGCCCGATGGCGGCGATGCGTCCCTCGCGGATGCCGATGGACACCTTGCGGATGCCCTGCACGGCGTCGATCACGACGACGTTGCTGATCACCACGTCGCAGGTGTCGCGGACGGCGGCGGCCTTCAGGTGCAGTCCGTCGCGGGCGGTCTTGCCGAACCCGGCCAGGAACTCGTCGCCGTACTTCTGGGCGTCGGACTCGACACGGATCGTCAGCCCGGAGTCGCCGAGGCGGATCCGGTCGCCGGCGCGCGGGCCGTGGGTGGCCGCGTAGGCGTGCGGGTCGACGTGGATCGACCGGCTCACCTCTCGTCCCTTCGAGCGGCTCATCGCTCCTCGTCTCCTTCCGGGGTCACTCCCAGGTAGCCACAGGCGGCGGCCCTGCGCAGGGCCTCTTCCTTCGCGCCGGGCGCGTCCAGCGGCCCGTCCACCAGGCCGGCGAAGCCGATCGCGATCCGCTCGCCGCCGATCGGCACGAGCGGGACCTCGGCGCTCTCGCCGGGCCCGAAGCGGACCGAGGAGCCCGCGGGTACGGCCAGCCGCATGCCGTAGGCGGCGCGGCGGTCGAAGTCGAGGCGCGGGTTGGCCTCGAAGAAGTGGAAGTGGGAGGTGACGGAGACCGGTACGCCGGCGGTGTTGGTGACGCGCAGCCGGACGGCGGGTTCGGAGTCGGCGTGCTCGGGGCCGGGCAGCAGCGCGCCCGGGGCGCCCGCGCCGAGGCCCCCGCCGATCGGGTCGGAGACGACCGCGAGCCGGGAGCCGTCGTCGAAGACGGCCTCGACCATCACCTCGGTGACGACGTCGGCGACACCCGGCAGCACGTCCTCGGGGCCGAGCACCGACCGGGCGGCCTCGATGGCCTCGGCGAGCCGCTTGCCGTCCCGGGCCGCCTCGCAGACGGTGTCCGCGATCAGCGCGGTGGCCTCCGGCACGTTCAGCCTGAGGCCGCGCGCCCGGCGGGCCCGGGCCAGCTCCGCGGCCCCGAAGAGCAGCAGCCGGTCACGTTCCGTGGGGGTCAGTCTCACGACGCGGCACCTCCTTGTCCTTCACCACGTCCACAGATTAGAGCACCACTCTAAACAGAGCAGTCGTGAAACCGAAGACCAACCCGACGATCCGTGTCACATCTCATTGAACGTCGCTCTAATGCTGCGACGGCTGGTTCCGGAGGACATGCGAAAGGGGCGCCGGGCGACCGCGCGATCCCTACGATCCCGCGGTCGCCCGACGCCCCTTGAGCGGCACGTCGGAAC
This window harbors:
- a CDS encoding urease subunit alpha is translated as MSRSKGREVSRSIHVDPHAYAATHGPRAGDRIRLGDSGLTIRVESDAQKYGDEFLAGFGKTARDGLHLKAAAVRDTCDVVISNVVVIDAVQGIRKVSIGIREGRIAAIGRAGNPDTLDGVDVVVGTGTSIVSGEGLIATAGAVDTHVHLLSPRIMEASLASGVTTIIGQEFGPVWGVGVNSPWALRHAFNAFDAWPVNIGFLGRGSSSHPAPLIEALAEGGASGFKVHEDMGAHTRALDTALRVAEEHDVQVALHSDGLNECLSVEDTLRVLEGRTIHAFHIEGCGGGHVPNVLKMAGVPNVIGSSTNPTLPFGRDAVAEHYGMIVSVHDLKPDLPGDAAMARDRIRAGTMGAEDVLHDLGAIGITSSDAQGMGRAGETVRRTFAMAGKMKAELGPLEGDGEGDDNARVLRYMAKLTINPAIAHGLSHEVGSIEAGKLADIVLWRPEYFGAKPQLVLKAGFPAYGVVGDPNAATDTCEPLVLGPQFGAYGATAADISVAFVAQAAVDQGNDTMPTRRRRVAVRGTRGIGPADLRLNARTGAVDVDQRTGLVTLDGEPLRSQPADSVSLNRLYFL
- the ureA gene encoding urease subunit gamma; the protein is MRLTPTERDRLLLFGAAELARARRARGLRLNVPEATALIADTVCEAARDGKRLAEAIEAARSVLGPEDVLPGVADVVTEVMVEAVFDDGSRLAVVSDPIGGGLGAGAPGALLPGPEHADSEPAVRLRVTNTAGVPVSVTSHFHFFEANPRLDFDRRAAYGMRLAVPAGSSVRFGPGESAEVPLVPIGGERIAIGFAGLVDGPLDAPGAKEEALRRAAACGYLGVTPEGDEER